The Girardinichthys multiradiatus isolate DD_20200921_A chromosome 9, DD_fGirMul_XY1, whole genome shotgun sequence genome segment TCCAATATTAAGGTTTTTCAGTTCTGTGATATTtcgttgatttatttttttcttaaataaatccCCTTTTATGTGACATCTAGCTCCTGTCTTCACGCCATCAGGTGTGTTATCAAAAAGCATTGCCATATTTTTTCCTGAACCTAATAGGTTTGCATAATGTTAAAGTTATAATGAAAAATCAAAACCTTTCCGTCTTGATGCACATGACAGGGTTGCTCCTTTAGTCTTCTGTTATTTGATTTATCTATTAAATTCCTGCCAGATACTTGGCACAGTCAGGACATTTAGACAGTTCACGTTGAATGTAAAGTTCGCTGTATGCTGATGATCTGTTACcatttatttagaatacccATCCTTCATTACATTCTGTGTTGTGACTTTCTAACAGGGTGGAAAATCACTACTGGGACATGTAAAACATGGATAAAAtggcaaacaggaaaaaaaagttcCACCAATTTAAATTGCATAATGAGATAAAGTTAAGTCTAGTTTATCaagttatttaagaaaaaataaaagttttggaATCATATGGCCTAAATTTACTGAGAAGGTTTATTACTTTGCACTGCGGACATGATTAAActgatgcattttatttatgttcaagTTATTGAAAACACTTAAGTGCATAATCAAAGTACTTTGTTGTGGATAGTTGGCACATTCAATAAAAAATCTGCACAAGAAATATGCGGACACAAAATGTtgctgcaacaaataatcaccCATATAGTGTGTATGTCTTGAAATAGAAAGCGACGCCACTGCAGCAGGTGGCAGTGCAACGTTTCTGCTTTGAAAGCATCAGGAGAAGAAGTCTCAGTTTATAGACGTAAACACTCCGCGGTGACCTGCAGCGGCAGCGTTTCCTGTCACATCATGTGTCTGTGAGGGAGCCTCCTGAGGCAACATGAAGACTCTGAGGTTTATCCATTCTCGGCTGCCTCTCGGCCCACGGAGCTGCCACAGATCTGCAGCTTCCTGCAGACTTCTCCCCGCGTCTCACTGCCGAGGACACCCATCCATCCTGCAGTCCAGGACTCTGGCGCTCTCtgcctccaacctgaagaacagGGATGACTTCGGCAGCAGTTCACATACAGAAGAGGAGGCGGAAGAAGATGGTGACTTCCTGGAGGAGAGTGAGGTGGAGGAGCTGTTCCAGCAGCAGGTCCCTGCAGGGATCGGACAGGGACACCACAGGGTGTTCATCGTCCACCCGGATGTGAAGTGGGGAAGCAGGAAGCAGTATCTGACCACCGGTAacgagtccaacatgcaccgatGAGACAGGTGGGTCTCAGAGGGTTTCTTTACTATGTGTCCATTTACAGCTGAGCTGATGATGGCTGAGGCCGAGGGGCTTGTGAACACGCTGGACAACTGGGCAGTGGTGGACAAGGTCATCCTCTCCACGAAGACACCAGAGAAGAAGAGGATATTTGGGAAAGGCAACTTCCAGTTTCTTACAGGTACAATCATCCTCTCTAAACCTGAGCATCAGGAGGTCTGATGGGAATTATATCTGACTGGTCTGTGTTTTCTGCCCAGAGAAAATCAGGCAAACAGTGGGAATCACAGGTGTGTTTGTGAATGTGGACCGCCTGTACCCTCTGTCTGAGGTGAGACTTCGTAGAACCGAAGGTGCTGAATGACCCGTTTCATTTACTGATGCTTTATTTCTCCAAATCCATCCTTAGAGGGAGTTTGAGGAAGCTTGGGGTGTAAAAGTCTTTGACAGGTACTCGATTGTTCTCCACATTTTCCGCTGCAACGCCAGAACCAAAGAGGCCAAGTTACAGATCTCGCTGGCAGAGATCCCCTTATTAAGGTGATCACTCATGTTCCATCGTGTCATGTTTGTGcatcagggttcctacacaggcTGGGTAACTGTggggaaagaaaacaaagtaagGAAAAATATGTGTATTTCCAAGCTTTATTCACTATCCCTTTCTAAAAAGTCACTGTATCCATCCATCGATTTGTCCATCATCTATTCCTCAATTCATTTATCCATCAATTTTTTCCAATCATCTCTtggtccatccatcatccatttaTCTATACATGTTTCATCCTTCCATCAGTTTGTCCATGAGctttccatcaatccatccaccTGTCTTTCAGTTCATGCACCCTCCAATCTTTATCTTTATCCTTATCCACCCTTTCATCCTCTTCCCTTCAGTCTCTACAGGTTTCAGTATTTAAAGCATGAACAATGTAGAAATATCCGCTATAGATtggtaaagtttttatttagacTTTAAAAATTGACCATAAACTGCAGAGAGTTCTGGAAATTGGAGTTtggaaaagtttggaatttGGACAGGAAAAGGTATAGGACCCCAGCTGCATTTAGCCACATCTTTGTTATGTTATATCTGTGTGATTTTGTGGTGCCTTACTGTGGAAAAACCTACTTTGTGTTCCACCTGCAGATCTCGTCTAAAAAATGAAATGGCAGATTTGGATCAGCAGGGTGGAGGATCGAGGTACATTGGAGGTTCAGGTGATGCAGCACCCACAGCGGACAGTCTGCATGTTGTTCTGGCTCAAGATCAGTTTCACCTTCCTGATTGGTTCTTCCAGGAGAGACGCTGTACGAGGTCCAGCAGAGGCTGCTGAAAGAGCGGGAGATGAAGATTCGCTTCTCACTGGAGAAACTTCGTAAAAAGAGGCACCTCCTGCGATCTCAGCGAAAACACCGGGAGTTCCCCATCGTGTCTGTGCTGGGATACACCAACTGTGGTGAGAGACTGGAAACAGATCACACTGGCTCCTTTCTGAAAGTGTTGGGACATTGTTTTCACATGGCTCCATCCTGATCATATCTGTGACTCAGTTTTTGTACCTTTTATCTCTGTCTGTTCAGGAAAAACCACTTTGATCAAAGCTTTAACCGGCGACAGTTGCCTGCAGCCCAGGAACCAGCTTTTTGCAACCCTCGATGTGACCGTCCACGCGGGCCAACTGCCCAGTCACATGACTGTGCTGTATGTGGACACCATCGGCTTCTTGTCCCAACTTCCACACCAGCTCATCGACTCCTTCTCTGCCACCCTGGAGGATATTACACACTCAGTATGGAGTCCAgtttacctgtttttttttacacacgCTGGAATAAGATGCTTTACACGTTGCACATGTTTGGGCACGTCATCTCTTAGTAtttacacaaagaaaaaatgaaaatgtagaGCATGATCTAACTGGAAAGCAGAGAAGCAACAGTTTTGTTTCTGCAGCTAACATAGATAAACATTGATCATTTTACTTATAACAacctttaacatttatttcttgttattctgatccaaagacttgagcagaaatatagaataaatgcctgctcttctctggcatctcattaaaaggactttaaactatAGGAACTGCATGATATAAAAGTTTTGCTCATGCTTATTTGTTAttagaataaagaaaatattctaTTAAACTCTGTGTTACTacccaaacatgcaaaaaatataACATGTAATCAGTAAGTCCTTGCTACGTCTAAAGCTACAGTCGGATAAAATGCGCAGACAAAGTGAGGATGGTCCAGCCTTGGAACTTCTCCACATGTGGTCACATTGCGACCACAAACTGTCATGTGTTTCATTGAGATTTTGTTATAGACAAACAAAGCAGTGAATAATTGTGCATTAGAAGGAAAATCATTTCAAGTTGTATGCACGGCTGcaggtgttttggggttttgtctccaccagctgtgcacatctagagactgacatattttgctcattcttctttgctaaACATATCGAGTTCAATCAGATTGAATATCTGTGAATCTTACTATTTAAGTTCTCATATAAATTATCAGtaggatttaggtttggactcttctaaacatgaatatactttgattaaaacctttttattgtagctctgggttTATattctctgctgaaaggtgaacgtCCACCCCTATCTCAAGCCTATTGAACAGGCGTTTTCCCCGGCCCCTGTTGTAGTTAGCTCCATCCGCCTTCCCATCACATTTGACAAACTTCCCAgtcactgctaaagaaaagcatcttcacaggattatgctgccaccaccatgtttcactgtgggcatAATTTTGTGCGCAGTGTTGGTTGTGTtatctgtggatctctgcacctcctccagagttacccagagcctcttggctgcttctctgattgtgGCTCTGTTTGCCTGGCCTGTTAGCAGAGGTTGGTAGTAATTAGTTACATTTACTTAAGTAACTAATTTGGAAAGAAATTACTTCCAGGAGTAGTTTTACTGCACCAAACCTTACTTGAGTAACCAGATGTTGGTGGGTTTTGAGTTGATccatcctctttccatgttcCGTTGATGGATTGAACATTGCTCTGTGAGACGGTCATAGCCGGGGATAATGTTTTACAACCTAATTCTGCTTtgaaacatctccacaactttctccccggcctgctgtgttccctggtcttcatgatgctgtttggtcttttatgttctctaacaactTCTGAGGCCTACACAGATccgctgcatttatactgagattaaattatacacagatGGACGCCGTTTACTAataaggtgacttctgaaggcaaatgtTTGCACTCAATTTTATTTTAGAGAGTCAGAGTAAAGGGCAACAAATGCATATgtatttcatgtgttttgttttttgttttgttgcagaaatatctgaaaaacatccagttatgtgctactttgtattGGTATATTACATCATATCACATTAAATACATGTACAAAGCACATACCTATATGTACATGCACTCCTTGAGCATATCTTTCCAAGTTTCAGTTTTAAGGAACAAAAGTATGTGAGCCTCTTAACCACATCTCTTATAttcttttgataaatattataAACAGCACAGAGATAAGGTGAATAAACCTCCACTTAGTTTATATGAGGCACTCCCCACCCCCCAACATCACAGAGACATcaattttagcttttatttatgGTGCAAACATTTAGAAAGCACGGCTCTGTTATATAATGGTGTAACATGGGATTCTGGGTGTATTTTTGAGGTGTTTCTGAGTCTGTGTGGTTCTGTGTGCTCCCAGGATCTCTTGGTTCATGTCAGAGACATTAGTCATCCAGAGACGGTGAATCAGAAGGCGAACGTACTGAATGTCCTTAAGAACCTACAAATCCCGCGCAGGCTCCTGAGCTCTATGATTGAGGTTCACAATAAAATCGACCTACTTGACAAGTAAGAGTTGAGACTTCATGCTGGTCTTTGTAACATGTTGGAAGTGAAGGATCTGCTTCAGAAACTCTGGGTCCTGCTGTTTATGTAACTGACTAACAGACAGCGCCACTGCAGTCATCACATGGGTTTATTTCTTACCTACTGAAGTGTCTAGTTTattcaaaaacagaacaagaaaCTAAATTATAGTTAACACACATGCAGAGGAGGTTCCAACATGAATGGTGCCCTGGGGGAGGTCCTT includes the following:
- the gtpbp6 gene encoding putative GTP-binding protein 6 codes for the protein MKTLRFIHSRLPLGPRSCHRSAASCRLLPASHCRGHPSILQSRTLALSASNLKNRDDFGSSSHTEEEAEEDGDFLEESEVEELFQQQVPAGIGQGHHRVFIVHPDVKWGSRKQYLTTAELMMAEAEGLVNTLDNWAVVDKVILSTKTPEKKRIFGKGNFQFLTEKIRQTVGITGVFVNVDRLYPLSEREFEEAWGVKVFDRYSIVLHIFRCNARTKEAKLQISLAEIPLLRSRLKNEMADLDQQGGGSRYIGGSGETLYEVQQRLLKEREMKIRFSLEKLRKKRHLLRSQRKHREFPIVSVLGYTNCGKTTLIKALTGDSCLQPRNQLFATLDVTVHAGQLPSHMTVLYVDTIGFLSQLPHQLIDSFSATLEDITHSDLLVHVRDISHPETVNQKANVLNVLKNLQIPRRLLSSMIEVHNKIDLLDNYESSEPGAVLISALQEQGLEELKNAVETEIVKSTGKQILDLRVNLSTPQLSWLYKEATVQDVQVNADEGSAVVKVIMSAAAHGRYKKLFEGR